A genomic window from Microvirga sp. TS319 includes:
- a CDS encoding DMT family transporter has protein sequence MALFALGTSLCIALATLISAEVVKAVGGPMALSRWRMLIGFLMLAVIATVVGGWGSVSARHFPLILLSSLVAIVVADPALNAGIALIGARRTGLIFSLSAPFAAVLGFLVLGETLGLRQLVGCVLVTCGIAFAVGFKHGPAPRPDAAHKSFVHAEVRLSAAGVLLAVLAAFGQAVGILSMRPVMLDQPDPFAVMALRGLVAVIVLWGYHFGSPKTWKSGIGVPDGQTLARVSLGVFIGYVAGMSMLMIALTGTSVAVASTLSSMAPVAILPMLWLRTGNRLAWPSWVGACVTVLGTAVLFWR, from the coding sequence TTGGCTCTCTTCGCCCTCGGCACGTCCCTCTGCATCGCCTTGGCAACCCTCATCTCTGCCGAGGTGGTGAAGGCCGTGGGCGGCCCCATGGCGCTGTCGCGCTGGCGCATGCTCATCGGTTTCCTGATGCTGGCCGTCATTGCGACAGTGGTTGGGGGCTGGGGCAGTGTGTCGGCCAGGCATTTCCCCCTCATCCTGCTCTCAAGCCTTGTGGCGATTGTCGTAGCGGATCCGGCCCTGAACGCCGGCATTGCCCTGATCGGAGCACGCCGGACCGGGCTGATCTTCTCGTTGAGCGCCCCCTTCGCGGCCGTGCTCGGCTTCCTGGTCCTCGGGGAGACGCTGGGCCTGCGCCAACTGGTCGGGTGCGTCCTGGTCACGTGCGGGATCGCGTTCGCGGTCGGCTTCAAGCACGGACCCGCCCCTCGCCCTGACGCGGCGCATAAAAGTTTCGTTCATGCGGAGGTTCGCCTCTCGGCTGCGGGGGTCCTGCTGGCCGTGCTTGCCGCCTTCGGCCAGGCGGTCGGCATCTTGTCCATGCGGCCGGTGATGCTCGACCAACCCGATCCATTCGCCGTGATGGCGCTGCGGGGACTCGTGGCCGTTATCGTCCTATGGGGCTACCATTTCGGTTCACCGAAGACTTGGAAATCGGGCATCGGCGTTCCAGACGGGCAGACCCTGGCTCGTGTTTCGCTCGGGGTCTTCATCGGGTACGTGGCCGGCATGTCGATGCTGATGATCGCCTTGACTGGAACCAGCGTGGCGGTTGCTTCGACGCTCTCCTCGATGGCTCCAGTCGCCATCCTGCCGATGCTGTGGCTGCGGACGGGTAACAGGCTCGCATGGCCATCCTGGGTCGGCGCATGCGTGACGGTTCTTGGCACTGCCGTCCTGTTCTGGCGTTAG
- a CDS encoding GCG_CRPN prefix-to-repeats domain-containing protein, which produces MKLRRLITIAALVFGAWLGMASLEQGRVGVAPAAAAQGCGPGFHRGPYGYCRPNYYGRYYAVPRPYYRGGYYGRPYYGYRRPYYGRPYYGYRGGYYRRRY; this is translated from the coding sequence ATGAAACTCCGGAGACTGATAACGATTGCTGCCCTCGTGTTCGGTGCTTGGCTCGGGATGGCCTCGCTGGAACAGGGAAGAGTTGGCGTCGCGCCCGCTGCGGCGGCTCAGGGCTGCGGTCCCGGCTTTCATCGGGGGCCTTACGGCTACTGCCGGCCGAACTACTACGGCCGCTATTATGCCGTGCCCCGCCCTTACTACCGTGGTGGTTATTACGGTCGCCCGTACTACGGCTACCGCCGACCTTATTATGGTCGCCCGTACTATGGCTACCGTGGCGGTTATTATCGTCGGCGGTACTAG
- a CDS encoding YqhA family protein, translating into MLHFILSLRWITLLAAAGAAIGAVLIFGVGAIKLAYALGFAFLPNETGGLTVIASVMQATDAFLFGLVLIVFAYAITFGFAFDLPEHARARLPQWMRVSGISELKITLIEVILVYLVVDFATDMVEVETHTSWEMLMKPAAILFIAAALRLVWISHLGSHGTIEEEPGSSTHQGPP; encoded by the coding sequence ATGCTTCATTTCATCCTGTCGTTACGCTGGATCACGCTCCTTGCCGCCGCTGGCGCGGCCATCGGAGCAGTTCTGATCTTCGGGGTTGGCGCTATCAAGCTGGCCTACGCCCTGGGATTTGCCTTTTTGCCGAATGAAACCGGCGGCCTCACGGTCATTGCCTCGGTGATGCAGGCCACCGACGCATTCCTGTTCGGGCTTGTCCTCATCGTCTTCGCTTACGCGATCACGTTCGGCTTTGCCTTCGATCTCCCCGAGCATGCTCGGGCGAGACTGCCCCAGTGGATGAGGGTGAGCGGGATCAGCGAACTCAAGATCACGCTGATCGAGGTTATCCTGGTCTACCTTGTCGTGGACTTCGCCACCGACATGGTGGAGGTCGAGACGCATACCTCCTGGGAAATGCTGATGAAGCCGGCCGCCATTCTGTTCATTGCAGCAGCCCTTCGGCTTGTCTGGATCTCTCACTTGGGAAGCCACGGGACAATCGAAGAGGAGCCTGGAAGTTCCACTCACCAGGGCCCACCATAG
- a CDS encoding aldo/keto reductase encodes MRTVRANGAAIPALGFGTFRMSGPDVLRMVPHALDLGFRHIDTAQIYGNETEVGEGLARSGIARADVFLTTKVWVENYRHDAFLASVDESLAKLRTDYVDLLLLHWPSASVPLAEQIGALNEVQRSGRVRHIGVSNFTVAMMEEAISISDAPLVTNQIEYHPYLDQKAVIASAREAGLSVTAYYAMADGRVLTDPALREIGSRHRRSVAQVVLRWLVQQEGIVALSKTVNERRASENLTIFDFELSAEEMAAIHALARPTGRIVSPPGLAPEWDPAC; translated from the coding sequence ATGAGAACTGTCAGGGCCAATGGAGCCGCCATCCCGGCGCTCGGTTTCGGAACCTTCCGGATGTCGGGCCCCGACGTGCTGCGGATGGTTCCGCATGCCCTCGACCTCGGGTTCCGCCATATCGACACGGCCCAAATCTACGGCAACGAAACAGAGGTCGGAGAAGGGCTTGCCCGCTCCGGCATCGCCCGTGCCGATGTGTTCCTGACCACGAAAGTCTGGGTGGAGAATTATCGTCACGACGCCTTCCTGGCCTCGGTGGACGAGAGCCTCGCCAAGCTCAGGACCGACTATGTCGACCTGCTGCTGCTGCATTGGCCGAGCGCGTCCGTGCCGCTGGCCGAGCAGATCGGCGCCTTGAACGAAGTCCAGCGTTCGGGACGAGTGCGCCATATCGGCGTCAGCAACTTCACCGTGGCGATGATGGAGGAGGCGATCAGCATCAGCGATGCCCCTCTGGTCACCAATCAGATTGAGTACCATCCATATCTCGACCAGAAGGCTGTCATCGCGTCAGCCCGGGAGGCGGGTCTTTCTGTTACGGCGTACTACGCTATGGCAGACGGCCGGGTCCTCACCGACCCGGCGCTTCGCGAGATTGGCTCACGTCACCGCAGGTCCGTCGCGCAGGTGGTATTGCGCTGGCTTGTGCAGCAGGAGGGGATCGTGGCCCTGTCCAAGACGGTGAACGAGAGGCGTGCGTCCGAAAATCTCACCATCTTCGACTTCGAATTGTCAGCGGAGGAAATGGCTGCGATTCACGCCCTGGCAAGGCCGACAGGCCGGATCGTCAGCCCACCCGGTCTCGCGCCGGAGTGGGATCCTGCCTGCTGA
- a CDS encoding ABC transporter ATP-binding protein, with protein sequence MSIRVDNLVWRIARKTVLDGVSFEAKPNGMVGLLGPNGSGKTSLLRLLAGLKRPHSGRITLGQKDLNSIARREIAQRVAFMEQHAATNANLRVIDVVKLGRFPHRSMFSGWTAADENTVAEAIERVGMTEKRNERWQSLSGGEKQRAHLARALAQSPSELILDEPTNHLDIQHQIGLMRLVSTLPVTSIIALHDLNHAAMFCDQLVVLQRGRVVACGAPEAVLTEELLRKVFGIEARVETSSYHSRPHIHYLR encoded by the coding sequence ATGAGCATCAGGGTCGACAATCTCGTTTGGAGAATCGCCAGGAAGACCGTTCTCGACGGCGTCTCGTTCGAGGCGAAGCCGAACGGGATGGTCGGCCTGCTCGGCCCGAACGGCTCGGGCAAAACCTCGCTCCTGCGTCTTCTCGCCGGCCTGAAGCGGCCGCATTCCGGCCGGATCACGCTCGGCCAGAAGGACCTGAACTCCATTGCCCGCCGTGAGATCGCGCAGCGCGTTGCCTTTATGGAGCAGCATGCCGCGACCAACGCCAATCTGCGGGTGATCGACGTCGTGAAGCTCGGCCGGTTCCCGCACCGCTCGATGTTTTCCGGCTGGACGGCGGCTGACGAGAACACGGTCGCGGAGGCGATCGAACGCGTCGGCATGACGGAAAAGCGCAACGAGCGCTGGCAGAGCCTTTCAGGGGGCGAAAAGCAGCGCGCCCATCTTGCGAGAGCATTGGCTCAATCGCCGAGCGAGTTGATTCTCGACGAGCCGACCAACCATCTCGACATCCAGCATCAGATCGGCCTGATGCGGCTCGTTTCGACCCTCCCGGTCACCAGCATCATCGCCCTTCACGATCTCAACCATGCCGCCATGTTCTGCGACCAGCTGGTGGTTCTGCAACGAGGCAGGGTCGTGGCCTGCGGAGCGCCCGAGGCGGTGCTGACCGAAGAGCTTCTGAGAAAGGTCTTCGGCATCGAGGCTCGGGTCGAAACGTCATCGTATCATTCACGACCACACATCCATTATCTGCGATGA
- a CDS encoding purine nucleoside permease yields the protein MRILQPLSRMGNVLIRDLALQGVALVPFQRLIPIAAALSFTFSIASSAAAAEPVKVKVFIGSMFEIGQNTGDRAGEFQHWYERYFSHSQAIPVKGALNPVYCNEDGVCGSVLGMGKVASSSSVQAIILNPQFDMSEAYFVINGVAGTPPERGTIADVSWATWLVDYDLGHRWAPEEGEPGAPTFMPRKGYEKVRLFQLNPDLVGWAMQLTGKMTLKDSESAQAYRMRYPQEAARQAPSVKAGTHMTGDTFFHGPGMSKQAQYIAKLYGADDYLITEMEAAAIAQVVQRTLGDGRLLSLRGAVNFDQGNPSETTLQHLDPAPGQTAGGFAETVDNVAAVGGTMVDYIVAHWPDWKNGVPPLPRQ from the coding sequence ATGCGCATTCTTCAGCCTTTGTCTCGGATGGGGAACGTGCTTATCCGGGACCTCGCCCTGCAAGGAGTTGCCCTGGTGCCGTTTCAGAGATTGATCCCAATTGCCGCTGCCCTTTCATTCACCTTTTCGATCGCGTCGTCGGCCGCTGCTGCCGAGCCGGTGAAGGTTAAGGTCTTCATCGGTTCGATGTTCGAGATCGGCCAGAATACCGGTGATCGGGCCGGTGAGTTCCAGCACTGGTACGAGCGCTATTTCAGCCACAGCCAGGCTATCCCGGTGAAAGGGGCTCTGAACCCGGTCTACTGCAATGAGGACGGCGTCTGCGGATCTGTCCTGGGGATGGGCAAAGTGGCTTCGTCCTCATCCGTGCAGGCAATCATTCTCAACCCGCAATTCGACATGTCGGAAGCATACTTCGTCATCAATGGCGTGGCCGGAACGCCGCCAGAGCGCGGGACCATTGCGGATGTCAGCTGGGCGACCTGGCTCGTCGACTACGATCTTGGCCACCGCTGGGCTCCGGAAGAAGGAGAGCCGGGCGCACCAACCTTCATGCCACGCAAGGGGTACGAGAAGGTTCGTCTGTTCCAGCTCAATCCCGATCTGGTCGGTTGGGCGATGCAGCTGACGGGCAAGATGACGCTGAAGGATTCTGAGTCCGCGCAGGCCTACCGGATGCGGTACCCGCAGGAGGCGGCACGCCAAGCCCCGTCGGTGAAGGCCGGCACGCACATGACCGGTGACACCTTCTTCCATGGTCCTGGCATGTCGAAACAGGCACAATACATCGCCAAGCTCTATGGTGCGGATGATTACCTCATCACCGAGATGGAGGCAGCTGCCATCGCCCAAGTGGTTCAACGCACGCTCGGTGACGGGAGGCTCCTCAGCCTGAGAGGAGCGGTGAACTTCGACCAGGGCAATCCGAGCGAGACGACACTTCAGCATCTTGATCCAGCGCCAGGCCAAACGGCGGGCGGGTTCGCCGAGACCGTCGACAATGTCGCCGCTGTCGGAGGCACGATGGTCGATTACATTGTGGCGCACTGGCCGGATTGGAAGAACGGCGTTCCCCCGTTGCCACGACAGTAA
- a CDS encoding extensin family protein, producing MIRSGVALATIAILGAATSSAQTGPPLPPPRPRDAPAPAQPSRPSVETPRTLPDEKGPAQAVTEPDSCLVQLRADGFEVEAAEQPSTPNDLCRIEAPMRLKAVPVPSRPGAAVRLGDQPILACRFAGNFGRWLGDLVAPVVAGSLNTELRNVRTGPGFECRNRNGAATGKLSAHAEGLAIDIVGFELANGSTLRLRPDGDAPRNQALMALRTAACGWFTTVLGPGSDAAHADHLHLDLQQHGSSDRYRICQ from the coding sequence ATGATACGCTCCGGAGTGGCGCTGGCGACAATTGCGATTCTGGGAGCCGCAACAAGCTCGGCGCAGACGGGGCCGCCGCTGCCTCCGCCCCGGCCAAGGGACGCGCCCGCGCCCGCGCAGCCGTCCAGGCCTTCGGTCGAGACGCCCCGGACCCTCCCGGATGAAAAAGGGCCGGCACAGGCCGTGACGGAACCGGATTCATGTCTGGTCCAGCTCAGGGCTGACGGGTTCGAGGTAGAAGCCGCCGAGCAGCCCTCGACGCCCAACGATCTCTGCCGGATCGAAGCACCGATGAGGCTGAAGGCCGTGCCAGTGCCGTCCCGACCGGGAGCGGCCGTGCGCCTGGGCGATCAGCCCATCCTGGCCTGCCGGTTTGCCGGCAACTTCGGGCGTTGGCTGGGGGATCTGGTGGCGCCCGTGGTGGCTGGCAGCCTGAACACGGAATTGAGGAATGTCCGCACCGGGCCAGGGTTCGAGTGCCGGAACCGGAACGGCGCCGCGACCGGTAAGCTGTCGGCCCATGCCGAGGGCTTGGCGATCGATATCGTCGGCTTCGAACTCGCCAACGGATCGACCCTGCGCCTCCGGCCGGACGGCGACGCTCCTCGGAATCAGGCACTAATGGCCCTGCGCACCGCCGCCTGTGGCTGGTTCACCACAGTGCTGGGCCCTGGATCCGACGCGGCCCATGCCGACCACCTGCACCTGGATCTGCAGCAGCATGGGTCGAGCGACCGTTACCGCATCTGCCAGTGA
- a CDS encoding LysR family transcriptional regulator, producing the protein MDNRAGEMEVFAQAAQLGSFSAAGRKLGLSPSAVSKIVTRIETRLGTRLMVRSTRALQLTPEGDIYLQRAQRILGEIEETERVVAGGAKATPRGKLRVSASVGFGVRHVVPLVPDFLSRYPNVELDLSLTDGVIDLLEERADIAIRSGPLRDSSLKARKILQSRRVVVASPGYLERHGMPEKPDDLNRHNCLLFNFRRGVEEWPFRDPGGGTVYTREVFGNFQANNGPTVRRLCLEGLGLARIGQFHVQPDIDSGRLVPVLEPFNPEDIELIHAVFVGHEHLAARIRAFIDFLGEKIVPRGSRD; encoded by the coding sequence ATGGACAATCGAGCGGGAGAGATGGAAGTCTTTGCCCAGGCAGCCCAGCTCGGCAGCTTTTCCGCGGCAGGGCGCAAGCTGGGGCTCTCACCATCCGCCGTCAGCAAGATCGTCACACGGATCGAGACACGGCTGGGAACCCGCCTGATGGTTCGCTCGACCCGCGCGCTTCAACTGACCCCCGAAGGCGACATCTATCTGCAGCGGGCGCAGCGTATCCTGGGCGAGATCGAGGAAACCGAACGGGTGGTTGCAGGCGGCGCGAAGGCCACTCCCCGCGGCAAGCTGCGGGTCAGTGCCTCAGTGGGGTTCGGCGTTCGGCATGTGGTGCCGCTCGTGCCGGATTTTCTGAGCCGCTACCCGAACGTGGAACTCGATCTGTCGCTCACCGACGGCGTGATCGATCTGCTCGAGGAACGCGCGGATATTGCAATCCGCTCAGGTCCGCTGCGCGACTCTTCCCTGAAAGCCCGCAAGATCCTGCAGAGCCGGCGCGTTGTCGTAGCCTCCCCGGGCTATCTCGAGAGACATGGCATGCCCGAGAAGCCCGATGATCTGAATCGGCACAATTGCCTGCTGTTCAACTTCCGACGCGGCGTCGAGGAGTGGCCCTTCCGAGATCCGGGCGGTGGAACCGTCTACACGAGAGAGGTCTTCGGCAACTTTCAGGCCAATAACGGCCCAACCGTGCGCCGTCTTTGCCTCGAAGGACTTGGGCTGGCGCGGATCGGACAGTTCCATGTTCAGCCTGATATCGATTCCGGTCGGCTCGTTCCGGTGTTGGAGCCCTTCAATCCCGAGGATATCGAACTCATTCACGCGGTCTTTGTCGGCCACGAGCACCTCGCTGCGCGCATCCGCGCCTTCATCGACTTTCTGGGAGAGAAAATCGTACCCCGCGGCAGTCGCGACTAG
- a CDS encoding FecCD family ABC transporter permease, translating into MIEPHTTIRHALAFGILLLASFAAVALAVGVSVGIGDLPIPLATTFSALTNRLGWTAVELNRIHETVIWDYRLSRALVAAFCGAGLALSGAIMQSLLRNPLAEPYVLGISAGASTGAVAIVILGIGAGTVSLSVGAFAGAFAAFLFVALLSNGTRGGADRTILAGVAASQLFNAATSYVVTTSGNAQQARDVMFWLLGSFGGVRWPEFMLVSIVVGIGLVACLFYARVLDAFAFGDEAAAALGVNVGQARIMLFALTAMMTATIVSMVGSIGFVGLVVPHVARFFVGPLHGRLLPACAIAGAIFMVLADIASRILIPQQVLPIGVVTALVGVPFFSLILYRFQRAS; encoded by the coding sequence GTGATCGAACCGCACACGACGATCCGGCACGCTCTCGCGTTCGGCATTCTGCTGCTGGCCTCGTTCGCGGCGGTAGCGCTCGCCGTCGGCGTCAGCGTGGGGATCGGCGACCTGCCGATCCCGCTTGCCACGACATTCTCGGCCCTGACGAACCGGCTCGGTTGGACCGCCGTTGAGCTCAACCGCATCCATGAGACGGTCATCTGGGACTACCGCTTGAGCCGCGCGCTGGTGGCGGCCTTCTGTGGGGCGGGTCTTGCCTTGTCGGGAGCGATCATGCAATCGCTGCTGCGCAACCCTCTGGCCGAACCCTATGTCCTCGGCATCTCGGCCGGCGCTTCCACGGGCGCCGTCGCAATCGTCATCCTCGGCATCGGCGCGGGCACGGTTTCACTCTCGGTGGGCGCCTTTGCGGGCGCCTTCGCGGCATTCCTCTTCGTTGCGCTGCTGTCGAACGGGACCCGCGGCGGGGCAGACCGTACCATCCTGGCGGGCGTCGCCGCCTCGCAGCTCTTCAACGCCGCAACGTCCTATGTCGTGACGACATCGGGCAATGCGCAGCAGGCGCGGGACGTGATGTTCTGGCTGCTCGGCAGCTTCGGCGGCGTGCGCTGGCCGGAATTCATGCTCGTCTCGATCGTTGTCGGCATCGGACTCGTCGCCTGTCTCTTTTACGCCAGGGTCCTGGATGCATTTGCCTTTGGCGACGAGGCGGCAGCGGCGCTCGGCGTCAATGTCGGTCAGGCGCGGATCATGCTTTTTGCCCTGACGGCCATGATGACCGCCACGATCGTCAGCATGGTCGGCTCGATCGGCTTTGTCGGCCTTGTCGTGCCGCATGTCGCGCGCTTTTTCGTCGGACCGCTTCATGGCCGCCTCCTGCCGGCCTGCGCCATTGCCGGAGCCATATTCATGGTGCTGGCGGATATCGCCTCGCGCATCCTCATCCCGCAGCAGGTCCTGCCGATCGGCGTTGTGACGGCGCTGGTGGGCGTACCCTTCTTTTCGCTCATCCTGTACCGGTTCCAGCGCGCGTCATGA
- a CDS encoding ABC transporter substrate-binding protein, with protein MSILKAFFAATGFSAVFGLIATSAIAAPTKYPLTIENCGAKVTVQKAPERAIGLGQNSAEILLLLGLENKMAGTAFWPNKVLPQLADANSKVKLLTVEFPTFESLLAENPDFVAAALPSLLGDSSKVAKRQDFEKVGVPSYLSPSTCLERKEGTDQYGSRAALWNMDLLYREIDELSQIFDVADRGQALIADFKAREAALRARIPAGDKTLSYVFWFSSPSPSADAYLGGKNSASGFIADLLGGRNAITAEAEWPTLGWESIIATNPDVIVVASLDRNRWDLDKPEAKIAFLTSDPAISQIPAVENKAIVVMDGAAMNPTIRTIYGAEQVAGQLKTLGLLK; from the coding sequence ATGAGCATCTTGAAGGCCTTCTTCGCCGCTACCGGCTTTTCCGCCGTTTTCGGCCTCATCGCAACGTCAGCGATCGCGGCTCCGACGAAATATCCGCTCACCATCGAAAACTGCGGCGCGAAGGTCACCGTCCAGAAAGCGCCGGAACGGGCCATCGGCCTTGGCCAGAACAGCGCGGAAATCCTGCTGCTGCTCGGCCTCGAGAACAAGATGGCCGGCACCGCCTTCTGGCCGAACAAGGTTCTTCCCCAGCTCGCCGACGCCAACTCCAAGGTCAAGCTTCTGACCGTCGAGTTCCCGACCTTCGAGTCGCTCCTCGCGGAAAATCCGGATTTCGTCGCAGCCGCACTGCCGAGCCTGCTCGGCGATTCCAGCAAGGTCGCCAAGCGGCAGGACTTCGAAAAGGTCGGCGTTCCGAGCTATCTCTCGCCGAGCACATGCCTGGAACGCAAGGAAGGAACAGACCAGTACGGCAGCCGCGCCGCGCTGTGGAACATGGATCTTCTCTACCGGGAGATCGACGAGCTTTCCCAGATCTTCGACGTCGCCGATCGCGGGCAGGCCCTGATTGCCGACTTCAAGGCGCGCGAGGCAGCCTTGCGCGCCCGCATTCCGGCGGGTGACAAGACGCTGTCCTATGTCTTTTGGTTCTCGAGCCCGAGTCCGTCTGCCGATGCCTATCTCGGCGGCAAGAACAGCGCCTCCGGCTTCATCGCCGACCTCCTCGGCGGGCGCAATGCCATCACGGCCGAGGCCGAGTGGCCGACGCTCGGGTGGGAAAGCATCATCGCGACGAATCCTGACGTGATCGTCGTCGCCAGTCTCGATCGCAACCGCTGGGACCTCGACAAGCCCGAAGCCAAGATCGCGTTCCTGACCTCCGACCCGGCCATCAGCCAAATTCCCGCGGTCGAAAACAAGGCAATCGTCGTCATGGACGGCGCGGCCATGAATCCCACCATCCGCACGATCTACGGCGCTGAACAGGTGGCCGGGCAACTGAAGACCCTCGGCCTCCTGAAGTGA
- a CDS encoding TIGR03118 family protein → MSILSFSDFEFDFQPRHDTHEHAQRDNSFTQTNLVSDGFLPAEHIDENLINPWGVANSPTGPFWVSDNGTGVATIYDGSGNPITIDGHSSITIAAPPGETGPSAPTGQVFNSWGKGFDISSNGHTAPSKFIFATEDGTISGWNPAVDSASSVIAVDNSDTDAVYKGLAIGKTHGHTYLYATDFHNGKVDMFDSQFNEVRSFTDPNLPEGYAPFNVQALNGHLFVTFALQDEDKKDDVAGPGHGYVDEFDFSGHLLHRVASQGPLDSPWGLAIAPSGFGEFSHDLLVGNFGDGRINAYDPHDFHFLGTLDDPSGNQVVIGDLWALVPGNAGPNSDPHSIYFTAGVENEEHGLFGTLTADTAQKDHTMASSDWVIPPV, encoded by the coding sequence ATGAGCATCTTATCCTTCAGTGATTTCGAGTTCGATTTCCAGCCGCGACACGACACACATGAACACGCGCAACGGGATAACAGCTTTACTCAGACGAACCTTGTTTCCGACGGATTCTTGCCCGCGGAGCATATCGACGAGAACCTGATCAACCCCTGGGGAGTCGCAAACAGCCCGACAGGCCCCTTCTGGGTTTCCGACAATGGGACCGGCGTGGCCACGATCTACGACGGCAGTGGCAACCCGATCACGATTGACGGCCATTCGTCTATCACGATCGCTGCCCCTCCCGGAGAGACAGGGCCCTCCGCCCCGACCGGCCAGGTCTTCAACAGCTGGGGGAAGGGGTTCGACATCTCCAGCAACGGACATACCGCCCCGTCCAAATTCATCTTCGCAACGGAAGATGGAACGATCTCCGGCTGGAATCCTGCGGTCGACAGCGCCAGTTCGGTGATTGCGGTCGACAACTCCGACACGGATGCGGTTTACAAGGGCCTGGCCATCGGGAAGACGCACGGCCACACCTATCTCTACGCAACGGACTTCCATAACGGGAAGGTCGACATGTTCGACAGCCAGTTCAACGAGGTCCGCAGCTTTACCGATCCGAATCTGCCGGAAGGCTACGCTCCCTTCAATGTGCAGGCGCTCAACGGCCATCTTTTCGTGACTTTCGCGCTTCAGGATGAAGACAAGAAGGACGACGTTGCCGGCCCAGGGCACGGCTACGTCGACGAATTCGACTTCTCCGGGCACCTGCTGCACCGGGTCGCCTCGCAGGGACCGCTGGACTCGCCATGGGGGCTTGCCATTGCACCGTCCGGCTTCGGGGAATTCTCCCACGACCTCCTGGTCGGAAACTTCGGTGATGGGAGGATCAATGCCTACGACCCGCACGACTTCCACTTCCTCGGCACGCTGGATGACCCCAGCGGCAATCAAGTCGTCATTGGCGATCTGTGGGCACTCGTGCCGGGCAACGCCGGGCCGAACAGCGATCCGCACAGCATCTATTTCACGGCGGGTGTGGAGAACGAGGAGCACGGCCTGTTCGGAACCCTGACGGCCGACACGGCGCAGAAGGATCACACGATGGCGTCTTCTGACTGGGTCATCCCGCCGGTCTGA
- a CDS encoding MFS transporter, with amino-acid sequence MPLALFALTIAAYAIGTTEFVIVGLLPTVADDLGINLSLAGLIVSVYALGVTFGAPVITALTGRLARKPLLLGLMGLFVAGNVMAALSASYEMLLIARVISASAHGVFFSVGSTIAADLVPENRRASAIAMMFMGLTVAIVTGVPLGTFIGQTFGWRATFWAVSGLGIVAFAGIAGLLPSTLSRPAPARLIEQVRVLGSGRLLLVFAMTAMGYGGTFVTFTFLASILEQVTGFEASSVSLVLVLYGAAIAVGNLAGGRIADRNPVRALIGLFALQAAVLFVFTFTAVSPRWALITLAALGFLSFANVPGLQIYVVELAKQHRPGAVDVASALNIAAFNLGIAVGAWVGGTVVASPLGLGATPWVGAILVAVALVLTIWSGILDRRPEPVGQPA; translated from the coding sequence ATGCCTCTTGCTCTTTTTGCCTTGACGATCGCGGCCTATGCGATCGGCACGACCGAATTCGTCATTGTCGGCCTTCTGCCCACGGTCGCCGACGATCTTGGAATCAATCTTTCTCTCGCGGGCCTGATCGTCAGCGTGTACGCCCTCGGCGTGACGTTCGGGGCTCCCGTCATCACCGCGTTGACCGGGCGCTTGGCGCGCAAGCCCCTCCTGCTCGGGCTCATGGGATTGTTCGTTGCAGGGAATGTCATGGCGGCGCTCAGCGCCAGCTATGAGATGCTGCTGATCGCCCGTGTGATCTCCGCTTCCGCCCATGGCGTCTTCTTCTCGGTCGGGTCGACCATCGCGGCCGACCTTGTGCCGGAGAACCGCCGCGCCTCCGCCATCGCGATGATGTTCATGGGCCTGACGGTGGCCATCGTCACCGGCGTGCCACTGGGCACCTTCATCGGCCAGACCTTCGGCTGGCGCGCCACCTTCTGGGCCGTATCGGGGCTCGGTATCGTCGCCTTTGCCGGGATCGCGGGGCTGCTGCCGTCCACCCTGTCCAGGCCTGCGCCGGCTCGCCTGATCGAGCAGGTCCGCGTGCTCGGCAGCGGCCGCCTGCTTCTGGTCTTCGCCATGACGGCGATGGGCTACGGCGGCACCTTCGTGACCTTCACGTTCCTCGCCTCCATCCTGGAGCAGGTGACCGGATTCGAGGCATCGAGCGTGAGTCTGGTCCTCGTCCTCTACGGTGCTGCCATCGCGGTCGGAAACCTGGCGGGCGGCCGCATCGCCGATCGGAACCCGGTCCGGGCGCTGATCGGTCTCTTTGCCCTCCAGGCGGCAGTGCTCTTCGTCTTCACCTTCACGGCCGTTTCGCCGCGGTGGGCGCTCATCACCCTCGCGGCGCTCGGATTTCTTTCCTTCGCCAACGTGCCGGGGCTTCAGATCTATGTGGTCGAGCTCGCAAAGCAGCATCGCCCGGGTGCGGTCGACGTCGCTTCGGCTCTCAACATTGCAGCGTTCAATCTCGGCATTGCCGTCGGGGCCTGGGTTGGCGGCACGGTCGTCGCGTCGCCGCTTGGGCTTGGCGCCACCCCGTGGGTCGGCGCGATTCTGGTTGCGGTCGCTCTCGTTCTGACGATCTGGAGCGGCATCCTCGACCGTCGCCCAGAGCCGGTCGGACAGCCTGCATGA